aaaatatttttttgtcgtatgaattttttctatttatttttgaagtaatatttttagattatattatatattttcactaaattaatatttttgttgacTAAATCGTTTACCAAGCACAAATTCAATATGGATTTTtgtcaatttttatatatttttattccttatatataatgttttagctgttttttgtaaaaaaagttattttgatTGCATATTACTAATTTATTATGGTTTCTAtcattttctggtaaatttgtCTATGCTTGAACTTGGTAACAAAAGAAATATATGGGAGATtcccttttattatttttcatggtTCTAGGTTTTATGAAATTTGAAGAACAAtaccataaatatttttttgtggtttttttctatctatatttgaaatttatgtattttagatTATCTAATATACAATTATCTAATTTGCTATttgctaaatttttttttaccaagtTGAAGTTAATAAAGTATTTTcactaaatatttattattttacttgTTATATCTAATTAGTttcttatgaaaaaaaaaaatctaattagttTTTGAGTTTCCAACAGATACCTCTTTTGTTATGTTTCTGAATTAGAAACTTGTGGGGCGGgcaacagaaaaaaatattgcgTGAACTCATGGCCTTTAGAAAGCACACTTGGCGTGGACCTGCAGCTAGTCATGGAACATGTTCGAGCCATGAATCAGAGCTTTCGTATTGTGTATCAAAATTGTGTACTTAAGTTGGTGCTTTCTCAAGTAATCAAAGAAAAgtcatatttttatcaaaattgtgTACTTAAGTTGGTGTTTTcccaagtaaaaaaaaaaagaaaaatcatatatttcttACAACCAAGAGCACAAATCATTATACAGTTGCACAGCTTACTAAGCTATTAGATGCAATCCTAAGTTGCTCTTCTGTGGTTTTCTCATATGTTTTCCTTTACTGTCAAGATCAGAGGACtgcaaagaaaattaaaatgataatatcACATTTAAAAACATGGATTTGCAATATATAAAGATAAGAGagtaggaaaaaaaaacaagtgatcAGTGATAACGTTGTGCAGAATCAAATCAATCTCTGACTTGAATAGTGATAATATCTTACTGACTTTGACGTCTTTGTGCATCAGGAAGATCACAGAGACAATGCATTGTACAAAAATTAAAAGAGTTTTGACTGCTCCCCAAGTCTTGTTGGACTGATGATTCCAGCATCACTTTAGTGTTTTCACTAACCACCAGCCACTTTCTTTTCAGAACCTCTTCTGTGAGTTTGGAGCTTCAGTCGAGCAGGAAAAGCAAGGTATTAAATAGTAGAAACATGTTTGCATGTATGGTAAAAAGGCGTGTCCTTAGCTTCTGGTATTTCTGGTAAGAAAAAAGATGTGTCAAATCCCaaaaggatttaaacataaaacattttAGGACACCACAAGCAAAAGGGAAGTAGGTGCTCACATTGACCATATCGATCAAATATCCTGGTAACAATTCACTTAGAGTTGTACACTGGTTTCAGAAAGACTTGTAGGTCTTAGAGTCCAACGTGCAGATCATCCTGAGTGTGCCACAATCATTGTCCAAAGCAGGCTTCAAGATCTGCTGCACCAACCATTAAAGTATTCATCATGCTAACTATTTGTTTGATACAAACTTTCTCTATGTTCCATGGCAATTAAAAGGTGAGCCTCCTGCTCCTCGCCAAGTCCTTTTGCAATAAAACATCGTAACTGAATGAAGCCAATTGTGAAAAATTCtgcaaaataatattaataatgtcatataatttgacaataatCTCTtccaagaaaataatataatttcctCAACGTtacttgtttatttatttatctatactAAGCTTTCCTAACTACCCAACAACTTCAACTAAAGTAAATAGAGATCCATACTTGCTTTTAGCTGCATTAGTGTGGAAGGAGAGATTTTACGTTAAAAGAAAAGTTAGATCGAGAGATAGTAAGATGGAGAATCAAAGTTGGTCAGATTGGTGCATTCATCCAACTAAAAGACAGACGAAACAATGATTGCACCTACTCTAGATGTTTACCTTTGGTATAGATAGTTTCTCATTTAGCTTCTTTTAACCCAGACCACGATGTGTTATATCATCCGCTGATTACAAATTCTACGATGACTCCAGCTATCTACTCCACAAAACACTCTTTCATAATCTGGTATCTGCTGTATAGAAAAGTGTATTGTTATTTCATGAACCTAACTTcccaaaaaaatcaacaaaaatgaCATGAACTTATAGCATTATTACCTCTAACGTACTGACTCTGAGATTGGTTAGTGACGTCTCTTCCTCGAGTTTTTACTGTTTTCTTTATTACCTTGGCGAGCCTTTTCTTTTCAATACTACCATGCTTTGAAGTTCAAGACACGTAGCTTTATGTCAAAGAAACAAATACATTTTAACTAATGATCAGTCATGGATGAGTCTTTGGATACAGGAAGGCAAGATACTCTAAgcatttggaaaaaaaaaggatcGAATATTTAGGGTGTCAATAAAACCTACCGGCTTGGATAATCATATGAGCATCGCCCATCTTATACTCAAGTGCtcctgtttaaaaaaaaataacacaaaaacaTGAGGAGAGAAATATCTCCGACCAAACTCATCGATCCATTATTAATCACATATGAATCACCTAAATTACACTGTCAGGAACAATAACATCAACCGAACCACTTCGGATTAAAGAATCCACACGACTAAGGGCTTGTTCGCGCCAATTAGGCTGTGATAGAAGTATATTTTCTGTGTTTATACAGATTACCCTAGCAAGTGACGAGTCAATAGAATGCTCAGCATGTACAAACACACAGGTTCTTGTACgccaagatacatttttttagaaaagtcAGACCTTTCGAATACAATATCGTTCAGTACAGAACATAGTCATAGAGTTGAAGAAATATACAATAACCCCTTGTTTCTATGCTTAATGCTTCAGCCCTTGTTGTTTTCTTCAAGACCCTACGACAACCAAATCTAAGACCAGTAATATCTCTACATTAACAAAggacactttttttttgaaaaagtagtATAACTAAGAGATGTCTACCCTGCATCGAGAGCAAAAGATCTGGTAAAGTATAACGTGACATATCTAGGAGCAACCTGGAGGTAAAAGGAATGAATCAATCTCTTCTGATCTCAATGGTCGACATCCTCTGTTTCTTAGCTCTCATCTGTTAACCGCGAGTCTTTGGCTCTTCCTTGCCAAATCACCTGAGAAAAAATTAACAACGGAAAATTTTACGCTTGCCCAAAACCTGTTCTAGATCATTAAACCAAATGACCCAGGTGAGAAAATTTACCAGTAAATCTCTAGCAAGATTAAAGGAAATCTCCACGGAGGGTACAGATTTGACATCTCCAAGAGAAAACTGGACGGCAGAAAGAGAGAGCCTAGAAAAAATTGTATCGATGAATTGAAGCTCAAGAACTGGTCGTAGTTGATTGAATGTCATAGTTGCAGACGTTTCTCAGAATCATCAATTGAGAGGAGGATCTGGACCGTGAGCGTTCACacagcgaagaagaagaagaagagtctaGAAAAAAGCCACGACAATGGTTTTTATCGGAGATTTGGTATTACTGAGATGGGCTTCATATTAGCACTGGATATTATTAGTGGCCCAGACATCTGGCCCGGTTTTATATTAGTCGATTTGAAACCTTGTATGACGTAGCAGAATAATACTTTTTGATTGGCTGAATATATCAACTGACGTGGATAGGTTTAGAGTGGAGGATAttctccttttagtataggttagatattccaactaaaataaataagaagagaacaaagaaatataaaaaatagagaaaaaaggaaaaaaagaccTCTGTTCttatttcttcttcatcaaccactaCCCTTCTCTCTATAACTCATCATATCTCTGTTTTTCTCTGTTCCGTATCTGTACTTTGTTTTCAGGTAAAAAAGATTATCTTATCATTtttttcacacacacacacacacacacacgtgtGAACGTATGTTGTTCTTATAATCTTATGAGTCTTTTAACTTTTGCGCTTGGCCTTTATCTGAattctttgtatatataatatgtgtgTTTAGTGCTCTGTTTCTTGTGATTAGACTCAGCAGTCTTATcttcaaaaagaagaaaataaaaaaagtatatatcGTTCACGTCTAGTAGTAAGCTTTTTTTTCAGTACGACTAAGTATTCAGACATCTGCTCACGTTGCTAATGTTTGTGTCTGTTCTATACTTACATATATTCTGTCTATTGATTGGTTTCTTGGAAGATTTCTCAGAGAACGTTTGTTTATATGTTTCAGTCACTGAAGATATGGTGAAGAGCCTTAAAGTGGATCCTCTTGCTAAGGTCACTGCCTCCACCACTTCCAtggtaaaacattttttttatcttcttttgtgTAATCTCTTGAGAAcattatctctctctctgttaATTAACATTATATGTCTTTTTGTActtgtttgtttggttttgtgTGGTATAGAAGAGCCCATCAGAGCCATATTATGAAATTCTTGAGACGTATCAAGGCCTGCCTTGTCCATATGGTGGCTACTATGGATTCTACTATTCAGGTCTTGATGGTTCAGTTGGAGAAGCAAAGGATAATGGATACTATGGTTATGGAACAGAAGTTCAGTACCCGGTAACTAATAAGTTTCTTGTGAATCAAGGATTAATTTACTCGATGAATCAAGCTTTTTAATTGATCATTTTCTTGATCTTGATTTGAAGGTTATGCAAAGGGAAGATGGATCTTTAATCTACATGACGCCAGGGTTTCAATCTTATGATGCTAGTCCCACTTTTATGCCTATAACCGCGGGTAGTGTGTCAAGTCAGGCTCTTCGTTCACCCATGTATGCAGCTCAAGGATATTATCAGAACCAATATGGCTATGGAGATGTTTCATCGCCCAACTATTTATGGGACCCTATTGGAGAAAAGTATGTGTATGGTGTAGCTTCAAGTACCCAACCTTTGAAACATAACACATCTTCTTCCAGTCATAATCATAGCAGTTATTACCCAAAGAGCAAGACTTCTTATGGCATGGGAGATAGGCCTAAACAACCGCGAAAAGTAACATCTTTCTCCCtttgttgttgttcttcctTCTCTCTTTCACATATACTGAGAAGACTTGACTGatctttttctttgttgtttgGTTGGTGATATGAATTACAGAACAGCTATGCTCCGCTCCCAATACATAATGAAACAGAGAAGGTGAAAGCGAGAAACAAAGATAATGTTAATAGTACTGAAGGAGAATGTGAGTCCTGTGTAGGTTATGTGATCAAAAGGGATCAGTATAACCTCCCTAGCTTTCAGACGAagtatgaagaagcaatgttcTTTGTGATAAAATCATATAGCGAAGACGACATTCACAAGAGCATCAAGTACAATGTTTGGTCTAGTACTCTCAATGGGAACAAGAAGTTAGACAGTGCATATCAAGAATCTCAAAAGAAGGTTGCAGAGAAAGGTGGAACGTGCCcggtcttcctcttcttctcggTAATGCAGCGTAATCTCTATGGTTCATATTATAAGATGCTAtgcataaacacacaaaaattaataaaattactttTATCTAAACATAGCATTAaaagaataaattaaaaattgatgcaatcaatcataaaaaaaaactataaaatgtaAATGGTATTAGCAGTTTTGAATAAAGTAAAAGTTAGCATTAAAAactaacattttatattttgaacacCAAAAACCTATGAAACATAGAGAGTATGATTTATTCATTTTTGAGACATATCTTGGTGGTCTCTGATGGGTTTTGTTTGTACTCAGGTGAATGCAAGTGGTCAGTTTTGTGGTGTAGCTGAGATGACTGGGAGAGTGGATTACGAGAAGAGCATGGAGTTTTGGCAGCAAGATAAGTGGACTGGCTATTTTCCTGTCAAGTGGCACATAATCAAAGATGTTCCAAATCCGCAGTTACGCCATGTAATACTAGAGAACAATGAGAACAAGCCTGTAACAAATAGTAGAGACACACAAGAGGTAGAAAACAATCTATTAGTGGATCAAGAAGAACTCATCTCATTGTGTTTTACCTTCATGTATAGGTGAGGTTGCCACAAGGGAATGAAGTGTTGGACATCTTCAAGAACTATGCAGCAAAGACATCTATATTAGATGATTTCGATTTTTATGAAAACAGAGAGAAGGTTTTGGTTCAGAAGAAGCTAAGGTTACATCCGGTTCAGATAAAGGTACTTATCTCTCTCCTCTTTAGATCTTTTAAGAATCCTTTTCTCGTTGTATGTATGTTATTCTCATGAGGGACATGGCCTTTCTTTCAAATGTCTTTGATtacagaagaaagaagaagcagaCTTGGTTGCTGACTTCAAATCAATGGAGATATCAAATGCATTCAAAGAGGAGACACAGACTTAACAGGAACTGTGAACTAACTAGGAGAAGCTGTcgtgttttggtttggtttggattttaTACAAGTGAGTGGCGTCTTGTTCTATTGTTTTGCTGTATTTTGTTTTGCAGTTTGTAATCACTGGCAATGTAAGAATTTGATTTTTATAGTGAAACTTGAGAACAATAAAAATGCAGAAAAAGGATTATATATGAAATGAGTTCTCTACTATCATCAGTTTTCTCTTCAATGTGCCTGCGAATGATGGAAACATAAACATGGTTCTAAAAACCGGTCTAGGCGGTAACTCAATCTTAGCTGAAAcgattttattaaaatctaatttatGATTCAAATCGATTTAAACTAATCTAAATGGGTTAAAATCGGTTGCAGTCGGTTTAAATCGTCTAGTCACTATTTTTCTACAGAGAGCATAATTACAGCCTAACTATTTCTTGCACATTGTCTAAAAGAGACTATGGCTGGCTCGGGGATTgtccacctccaccaccacgTGAGGTTCGGCCACCACGAGTAAGCGTTCAATTGCCTCCTCGAACGTTTACCACTCAACCACGACTTCTGAAGGGAACTTGTAAAGGATCTTTCTTGGTTGCCTGGCAGAGCCTTGCCTTATGCATACAAAATTAGGCAATTGCCTTGGCCCCCCTctagaatttttaaatttagggGCCCTCTTTTCCCTATTACTTGGTTTAGTTAGTTAAAtaaattacttttaattttataatttagttaattGTTATATCACATgggttttttttgtcatcaattaTTATATCACATGGTagtttatacaaaaaaaaattcttttagaCAATCTGTTTGTTTTCATTGTCTTATTTATTATAACTCATTTATATGCTAAGTTTATGTATTTAcctttttagttattttgtacatatatgttttataaaatatatttacaactcattttatctttttatatttttgaattaacaatataaattaataaatagaaagttttatttatcattaaataaatataaatactaatctttactattttatatttatcttattttattttcagtatattatatatatatattattttatgattataaatttataatttttggtacaagtataatttataaaaacgtatataactttattttatataataattaaaaaaatattaaacatagaTAAAACTATAGTATTTGCCTCAGGCCCCTAAAGTCCTCGCACTGCACTGTTGCCTGGTGAAGGAGCTCAGGCTCTTCCTAGAGTGGCTACTCCAGCTTGTCTTAGAGCTGCTTAATTGCTCCTTTTCTTTATCCGCTATATGAGTTGTTCTACTTGGCGACGCTGCTTTTTTCATTTCTTCAGTTTCTGGAGTAGAGTAATTAAGTGGATGGAGTGGCAGATGCTGAGACAGCATCGGTTCCAGCTACTtgttaactgttttttttttttttgtaaatatcttttttttttgggcaaacatTGCATTCATTAGAGCTAGAGTTTACTCTCCTAAAGCGGAGTTCATTACAGAGCCAGCGAGAGCAGATTTTGCCACCAAATCTATCTCGGAATTGAAATTACGAGAGATACAACTAAAGGAGATGACATCAAAGAGAGTAACATAGTGATAGATAGCAAAGTTTTGTAAATAtctatttgttaatttttaccACTGTTGGGTTTATCAGAggcttcttcagcagctacATCACCTCCTTCATCGTTCTAACATCTTCTAGAGGTGGTTCAATGGTTGTTTAAGCTTCCTCCATTGTTGTCTCAACCCTACTAGTGACCGTGTAGCTACATCCTTAGTTTCTTCATTGTCACCTTAGGCCTCTTGTTGGGCTTCAGCGATACTTTATTAAGTTTACTAGTTAAATACCCGCGTTACGCCGCGGTATTTTGtctatgttaaatttttttaaaatttgttacattcaaataataattatttatttaaacttaatgttatTAATACTTTTTGTGAAAATTGTGATTAGTAGATATcaatagattttggttttgtattttaacttttagcaattcttattctttttatttaaaatttcttatatatttttaatttgttgcGCAAGTgatacttgtatttttttttttgttttatgcatgctattaaagtttattttagttttgatttttattgttattttgtattttggggAATACTTATGTTGGCATAACGAAAACACATAATCCGACATTAGAAACATAGAGTactaaaaaaagaaatacacacagaaaaaaacaaaaacatctcCTCCGATTCTATCCGAgaatggagttttttttttgggtcaaagaAAGGAGTTATTAATGGTAAGCCTCTAGCGACTTGAGCCCATGAGTTAACGAACTCCATAGCTCCGATACCATCGAACATACAATGATTCATACAGAGTCGAAGAACAAACCCTCCATTTAGTCACCTATTATAAAATCCTAACAAATTAGATCTCAtcctaaaatcctaaacaaCAAAAAGATTGCTTGAGCAGGAAGAAAAGTAGTAAACCTGAGCAGGAAGAAAAGTAGTAAACCTGAGCAGTAACGGGAGGGACTTCAAGAATATTCTTGGTTTCTACAACATCATAGACAAGTTTCTCTAGTGTCTCAAGGTCTGGTTTCGTGATGTCGCCAATCTCATCCATTTTACAGTTTGTTTCAGCTTCCAGAAACACAACTCCATCTTCAGTATAGTTCACAGTGAGTTTACCTGAAGTTCACACCATTAAGGATATTTTAGTCTGAGTTATAGAGGCCAAAACTGGATCAGTGGttattaattgttttcaaaattaCCTACAGGACTTATGGTGAGACGTCCATCAAGAGGATAGTAATGAAGAAGTACTTGACTCAGAGATACAGAAGGCTGTCAACACAAGGAAGATATGGAACTGTAGCTGAGAATAGTAGCCATGACATTTGTAGGTGAGTTACTTCTCGAGCTGTTTCTGAGTATCACCTTGGGAACCAAATATGAGACTTAGAAAGCTACAATCATAGTGCTCTTTAACCTGCAAAAACATAAGTTCATACAATATCAGCTTCCAAAAACTGAGTTTGTTACATGGCAATAAGAAAACAGAATCCAAAAGATGTTAAACAGAAACCTTTTAAGAAAATGACATGACTGCGGTTTCTAAAGTTAAAGAGAACCTTACCGTATTTCTACAAAATCTTTCCGCGTCTGAAGCCATTGTCTTCACAAGGAGAATCATATACCATTTGGAGTTTTCTTTATAGAAGATATCCACTTGTAAACCAACTAAACCTACGTCTGTTACTATACTTCATTGTCTCTCATCGGTTCTTAAAATTTAGAATCTTCATAGTCTCTTCTCATCAAAGTCATTGCACCTGAACTATTTCTCAGGCTTACATGTTTCATACAAGATATTCTTTGATGGCTTTATCTGTTCCCAAGGAACAACATCACCAAGGCTAACCAACAATAAGAAAAATAGTACCCAGGTTTTCAGAATACAAGTTAATCAAGTATCTACTGGAACTGAGCAATGCCAAATTCACATAGTGACCATTAAGAAATAACACGATATAAATATGAAGCTTAGGTTACCTTAGTGGAGATGCTTGAGCAAAAGGAGCTTTCAGCTTTCTTACGTCCAAAATTTCAGGGCACTGAgagatatatagaaaaaaaaaactaaaggatGTAAACAACATTGTTGTAAGCTGTATGAAGTAGCAATACCCTTTACATGAACCTAATCAACGTTGTGAAATTACCTATCTGGTGCTCCGGCAATTGTGATCTCGTCTTTGAGATACAGTACAGAGGTAATGCTAGATGAAGCAGCCTGAACACACAAAGCCATTAGAGGCGAAGAAAGGAAAAATAGATTTGACGGGAGGAGAAAGGATCAGGAATAAACCTTGCGACGTCCAATTTCTTTTGAAAGAGGAGATAGATGAGCTCCTTTAACCATGCCAGTAGAGCTGTTTGAAGTCCAGAACAACAATCAATATGGTTTACAGAAGCCAGAAAAGATAGTTGCAACTAAGTTTAGACAAAAAGAATTACTTGATGCAAAACTCTTCTCTTAAAGAGCTTCTTTTACATCTTAAATCCCATAGCGCAAAACATCCATCTCTCGAACCAGAGACAAGAAGATCTGCAAACACTAAGAGCTAAAGCTATCCTGACttaaaatatcaacatatttaaCACTAACACTCTCTGATCACACATACTCACCAAACAATTTTGCTAGGCTTTTCCGGTGACAGAGGAGGAGATAGTAACTTCTGTGAATCGAACCACAGAGAGAGTTCTCAACTGAGGATGGTACGATCCGTGATCCCGAGATCCGAAACCTAAACTGTTGCTGCATCTTGGCGATATCATTAACCCAGAACGCCAAAAATCGACAGTAAATGTTGAAATTAACACCATTCAGAGCGGCTAGGGCTAGAGCTTGGATTCACATTACAGCCGATGGATCATAGATCTTGTCGATTCGTATTTTTTTCTAAACCAAGACtgttaaaaaaagaagttaaacaCAATGGCAATGACATGGACAAACAAAATGGTCTCATTAGCTTCTCAACTTTTTTCATTTGATGACATGTCAATCTCTCAGTCATTTTAAAGTCTGAGGTATCATGCTCTGGAGAGAACCTTGCTCTATTATTGTGTTGATTATTGTGTTGATTGTTATATATAGTTACAAGTTACAACATATTACTCGTTGTGCCATCTTAGCAGCGCGTGACTTTTAATCCCATGGGCGTGGATTCGATTACCACAGACGGCGACCATAACGTTTTCGAGTGAGCCTCATTTTTGACTATTGTTACCACTTACTAGTCACCACGTTACATGGCACCCAAGTGAATATTATCTGTGTTGTGTTATTGCAAGTGGAATTTGAATAATGCATAagcttttgttttgttgattgaCATTTATCAATTATcatacattcttttttttttgtggtcaaATATCATACATTCTTTTAAGCTGTTGGTTTATTTTGGGGTTATCCTATATTTTTCCTGAGTTTTTTTCTGTTAAAATCTGACTTGTGTCATAAGAAACCAACTATTTATTTGTTGATAAGGAATCCGTAACGTGTTGATAATACTAACTGATCAATGATATAACATGGAATTGCTCGTGCCTACAAGAGATGGtgtacacaacaacaacaagccaAGCATTCCCAATTATTTATTTCTCACAATTAAGATGCGTAAAAGTCTTGCCATACCATTTCTCACAATCTATACAATGTTTGTACGTTTCAAGCTTTTTATTTGGAAGAAAGAACAAAGCCATGGACGTTTCCTTTTCTTCTCTAGACGGTTAAACCAATATAATATTGGTggcattttggataaatttgaataatttgaatatagtttatagagaaaaagactacaatagtaccaaaccaagtttttgttcccaaagtagcactcaaggttcaaagtcacaaaaatagatttcattaaaaaggtatatatacacttataccctttaggttaattaatacaaaccttaaggtttagagttaaggggtggagttttggaattaaagtttaaaattttataaaaaataaatactaaaataaaaaataaaaattttaaaaacagtttcaaaaagtatttttaaattataaaaataaaatttgaaaaaaaaattcaaaaaaaattcaaaataaaaatttcaaaaaaaattataaaaatttcgaatctcaAAAcacataatctgaaactatagttttttttttatttgtttatttaattttaaaccaaaggtattaggtatattttaccctttaatgaatgttatttttgtgattttctccttctagtgctatttttgagacataaacttcaaaatgtgctattattgacaattg
The DNA window shown above is from Brassica napus cultivar Da-Ae unplaced genomic scaffold, Da-Ae ScsIHWf_1425;HRSCAF=2013, whole genome shotgun sequence and carries:
- the LOC106381520 gene encoding YTH domain-containing protein ECT2-like gives rise to the protein MVKSLKVDPLAKVTASTTSMKSPSEPYYEILETYQGLPCPYGGYYGFYYSGLDGSVGEAKDNGYYGYGTEVQYPVMQREDGSLIYMTPGFQSYDASPTFMPITAGSVSSQALRSPMYAAQGYYQNQYGYGDVSSPNYLWDPIGEKYVYGVASSTQPLKHNTSSSSHNHSSYYPKSKTSYGMGDRPKQPRKNSYAPLPIHNETEKVKARNKDNVNSTEGECESCVGYVIKRDQYNLPSFQTKYEEAMFFVIKSYSEDDIHKSIKYNVWSSTLNGNKKLDSAYQESQKKVAEKGGTCPVFLFFSVNASGQFCGVAEMTGRVDYEKSMEFWQQDKWTGYFPVKWHIIKDVPNPQLRHVILENNENKPVTNSRDTQEVRLPQGNEVLDIFKNYAAKTSILDDFDFYENREKVLVQKKLRLHPVQIKKKEEADLVADFKSMEISNAFKEETQT